AAGATCAACGGAACCAAAGCTGGAAGTGCCAGCCTCCTGCCGATCCCATTGGATATCGATAATCGCATCCGCCGGAGCTCGTCCGGCAACGTCGGCGTACACATACGCGACTCGTTTCAGGTTCTTGTGATAGATCGTCTTGTCATCAGTTCGTTTGCGAAACTCTCCTAACGCTCCGAGCTGCACCATGCGGCCGGTTTCGCCCTTCACATACAATTCTTCCAGATCGTCAATGGCCGAACGCTGCCATGTTGGCAAACGCAGCTGCACCACCAGTGGGTCGACTTCGCTGGGAAGATGCAGCACCGTGGCAGGCAGTCCGTCCAAAGCAAGCTGCAATGTTTGAGCAATCGTGTCGGTAGAAACTCCGGACAATGCGGCCTTCGGTTTGTCTGTTTCGAACACCCACACGCTTTGGTCGGATTCCGCACTGACGTCGATATCCACCAGCCCGGGTTCTTTCTGCATGCGGTCCGCCAATTGATGCGATGCTGTAATCAAGTCGGCATACGGCACATCGTCGGGGCCGTAAACTTCAGCCGTAATCGTGGCCATCACAGGTGGCCCCGGAGGCGATTCGACCAGCTTGATGTTGGCCCCCATCGACGTCGCCAGTTCGCTCAAGCCATTGCGGATGCGCAAAATCATTTCGTGCGACTGGTGAACTCGAACATCTTTCGACACCAGGTTGACTCGAATGTCGGCAACGTTCGGCCCCTGTCGCAGAAAATAGTGCCGCACCATGCCGTTAAAGTCCATGGGCGACGCCGTTCCGACAACCGCCTGGTAGTCGCGTACTTCCGCTTCAGCCGACAGATAACGGCCCAGTTCACGAGCCACCGCGTCCGTGCGTTCCAGAGTCGTGCCTTCCGGAAGATCGATCACAATCTGAAATTCGTTCTTGTTGTCATAAGGCAGCATCTTCAGCGGCACCATTCGGAACGCGGGCAGAATTAACGCCGCCAACAGCAGCAGCCCGGTGCTCGCCAGAACGCTGTAGCTCATCCAGCGATGGTTCAGAAGAGGCGTCAGCATCCAGCGGAAGAAGCGATACAGTGGTCGTTTCGTGACGTCGAATTCTTCGGCCACCGAAGGGTCGTCAATGATCTTCCGCAGCGACACCATCGCCAGCCATGGCGTCAGCACGAAGGCCACCAGAGTCGACACGCTGACCGTCAGCGGAACGTTCAGCGCCATCGGCGCCATGTATGGCCCCATCATTCCGGTGATGAACGCCAAAGGCAGAAAGCTGGCGATGATGGCCAGAGTCGACAGAATCAACGCGGGACGTACTTCCTGAATCGCTCGTAACACGGACTTGCGAGCGGGAAACAACCGCAGCGTAAAATAGCGAGCCACATTTTCGACGTCCGTGATCGGATCGTCCACCAACAGCCCCAACGACAGAATCAAGGCAAACATCGTGACGCGGTTAATCGTGTAACCGGCCATCAGATTAATGAACAGCGTCAAGCTATAGCAAACAGGAATCGCCAGCGCGATGACCAACGCGGCTCGCCAGCCAAGCACGACTCCGATAAAGGCAATCACCGTCAGCACGGCGACGGCCAAACCTTCGACCAGTTCATTCACTTTGTCGTTCGCCGTTTCACCATAGTCTCGCGTCACGCGATAGTGAACTCCGTCGGGTAGCAGCGACTGCGACAGTTCCGCCAGTCGATCTTTCACATCGTCCGCCACCCAGACGGCGTTGGTTCCCTTGCGTTTCGCAATCGCGATGTTGACGGCGGGAAATGTCTCGAACGTCACGGCCGGATCCGCGCTTGCTGCCGCCCCGCTCGCATCATCGTCTTTCAGAAAGGGCAGGGCGGCGGGCGACGCTATCTCCGCCGCGCCGAAACCCATCCAGCTATAGCTTTCGGCTTCGGCCGGGCCGTCAATCACATCCGCCACGTCCTGCAGGTAAACGGGGCGTCCGTCGGTCACCGACACCACCAAGCGTTGAAGCTCGTTTGCGTCACGAACGAACGTACCTGCTTCTACGATGAAGTGTTCTTCCTGTTGGCCAAAGCCGTTTGACCGGC
This DNA window, taken from Fuerstiella marisgermanici, encodes the following:
- a CDS encoding efflux RND transporter permease subunit, producing MTNPDVVNDSSADAESMPFLTRIVDVFLRGDIAIMLTIVSLMLGAAALYLTPREEEPQIVVPMADVLISAPGLSAEEVEQLVTTKVEKLLYQIDGVEYVYSMSRPGQSVVTVRSYVGEDREDSLIKLYNKVYSNVDDIPAGVAGWVIKPVEVDDVPIVVATLWSDRTDLYGDHELRRLAEEIQDDLQAIPNTNRVWVVGGRPRQIRVELNPSALAARQVSALQVANALRASNVNRRSNGFGQQEEHFIVEAGTFVRDANELQRLVVSVTDGRPVYLQDVADVIDGPAEAESYSWMGFGAAEIASPAALPFLKDDDASGAAASADPAVTFETFPAVNIAIAKRKGTNAVWVADDVKDRLAELSQSLLPDGVHYRVTRDYGETANDKVNELVEGLAVAVLTVIAFIGVVLGWRAALVIALAIPVCYSLTLFINLMAGYTINRVTMFALILSLGLLVDDPITDVENVARYFTLRLFPARKSVLRAIQEVRPALILSTLAIIASFLPLAFITGMMGPYMAPMALNVPLTVSVSTLVAFVLTPWLAMVSLRKIIDDPSVAEEFDVTKRPLYRFFRWMLTPLLNHRWMSYSVLASTGLLLLAALILPAFRMVPLKMLPYDNKNEFQIVIDLPEGTTLERTDAVARELGRYLSAEAEVRDYQAVVGTASPMDFNGMVRHYFLRQGPNVADIRVNLVSKDVRVHQSHEMILRIRNGLSELATSMGANIKLVESPPGPPVMATITAEVYGPDDVPYADLITASHQLADRMQKEPGLVDIDVSAESDQSVWVFETDKPKAALSGVSTDTIAQTLQLALDGLPATVLHLPSEVDPLVVQLRLPTWQRSAIDDLEELYVKGETGRMVQLGALGEFRKRTDDKTIYHKNLKRVAYVYADVAGRAPADAIIDIQWDRQEAGTSSFGSVDLRRNEDDVRSPDGQAVDSRAAADRTWLSPGGGDPWRVADGIRVEWAGEGEWKITLDVFRDLGLAFGAALVGIFVLLMFQTGSRILPVVIMLAIPLSLIGILPGFWLLNTVTSRPIGGHPNPVFFTATAMIGMIALSGIVVRNSVVLIDFIHIGQSEGLSLREAIIRSVAVRTRPILLTAGTTLLGNWVITLDPIFSGLAWAIIFGLLTSTFFTLIVIPLVYWLIYGESLETDDGKLSGS